One Dama dama isolate Ldn47 chromosome 18, ASM3311817v1, whole genome shotgun sequence DNA window includes the following coding sequences:
- the LOC133072917 gene encoding probable inactive serine protease 58, translating to MNLILLWALLNLPVALTFDPDDKNAITPPYLIYLKSDYLPCVGVLIHPLWVITAAHCNLPKLQLILGVTKPSNINEEKYIQVVGYEKMIHHPQFSITSIEHNLMLIKLQTHIELNDHVNTVSLPIKPATEDDMCTISTWAYNLCDLYKDPDSLQNVNISVISKVECRRAYKNIRIRDNMLCVGIVPGRRQPCKEVTAAPAVCNGVLQGILTFADGCVLRADVGVYTRIFNYIPWIENTIRNN from the exons ATGAATTTAATCCTCCTGTGGGCTCTCTTGAACCTGCCTG TTGCTTTGACCTTTGATCCAGACGACAAAAATGCCATCACTCCCCCCTACCTGATCTACTTGAAGTCTGATTACTTGCCTTGTGTTGGAGTCCTGATCCACCCTCTTTGGGTGATCACAGCTGCACACTGTAACTTACC GAAGCTTCAGTTAATACTGGGGGTTACAAAACCATCcaatataaatgaagaaaaatacataCAAGTGGTTGGTTATGAGAAGATGATTCATCACCCACAATTTTCCATCACTTCTATTGAACACAACCTCATGTTAATCAAGCTGCAAACCCATATTGAACTCAACGACCACGTGAACACAGTCAGCCTGCCCATAAAACCTGCCACTGAAGACGACATGTGCACCATCTCTACCTGGGCCTACAACTTGTGTGATCTCT ACAAGGACCCTGACTCACTGCAGAATGTGAATATCTCTGTAATCTCCAAAGTTGAGTGCCGCAGAGCCTATAAAAACATCCGCATCAGAGACAATATGTTATGTGTGGGCATCGTGCCAGGAAGGAGGCAGCCCTGCAAG GAAGTCACAGCTGCCCCAGCAGTGTGCAACGGGGTACTTCAAGGAATCCTGACATTTGCGGATGGGTGTGTTTTGAGAGCCGATGTGGGTGTCTATACCAGGATTTTTAACTACATACCCTGGATTGAAAATACCATCCGGAATAACtga